Part of the Zonotrichia leucophrys gambelii isolate GWCS_2022_RI chromosome 12, RI_Zleu_2.0, whole genome shotgun sequence genome, GCTTTATGAGTTTAAATCCCACAATAAGGGGCAGAGTTAACCATGAGAAAGCATGAGTTAACTAAACAtgcaaaagaacaaaaatggaATGGAAGAGGCGAGTCCTGTGGTCCAAAGCAGACCACGTTTCTTTCCTCTCAATATAGTGGAAATTTTGCTTAAGGAATTAATCCAAAAATGTGTGTTACAGAGCAAAGGGGAACATTAAAATCTGTATGAGGTTCCCCCTGCTATAGTTTGCAGTAGATGCAAGGCTTAAGTCACCACATAAAGCCAatgtttttttaactgaaaatgcTACTCCTGTAACCCTTTATACCCACAATTCTTGTAGATACTTCCAAGAGCAGGTGTCTGTGAGTGTAGACCATTGATTGTAAGGTAGCAAAGTGCTTCTGATCTTTCTTAAGTCTCATCTTTCCTAAcataatatttctgatttttcccatttaaaccCAGCATCTAGTACTAAAATCAATCCAGTGGATGACAGCTGTTGTATTAACAAAGCTGCTCTGATCATGGTGTCATCTTGATGTTAAATATGAACCAGACTTCAAATTATTTATGTTTCAGAAGTGCTTGAAAGCTCCTATTAGATTTGACCTGTCATGATACATCTTGTACAAAGAGATTCTGCCTAAAATGTTGCTGTGTAAATATATATGATTTGCCCAAAACACAGCCTCTTAACATCCTAGTTTTTAAAGGTCATGATGTTCCCTAAGTAAAATCACGTAAAACCAAGACTAAAAACTAGCTTGATCTATTGATTAGACTAAAGATTAGGAATAAAACTTAAATcatataaacagaaaaaaaaaatatttagtctATTCTTAGTCATTCCAAGAATCTTTCTTGGAAACGACCCATTGGGATGCTGTCTcttaaggagaaaaacaaacttCAAGTGTTGCTCTCTGGTGCAAGTTTTGTGTTTGTCTATCTGCAAGGTCTGCTAGTTGTACTCAGAACTTGTGGCACCCTTGGAAAAGTGATTGGGGAAGTCAGACACTTAATGAGGTGGGATCTGATACTGTCAATAGGATGGTATGTGGCCATGTCTTACATTATGGGTATTGTAACTTTTTCTTAACGAAAGCTGGAAACTTGAggttttccatttccatttaaGGGCACCAGATGCAGGAGAAAACCTTCAAGGCCACCTTGTGCCaagggttttttcttccctgtaaTTTGTAAAAATGATTGTCCATGGGCTCCCTTGCCATATTCACAAGAGCTGAAGTGGTGGATAATAACCAGCACAGGTTGTTGTTAGTTTTAAATAGTCTCCTCCAGAAGTGTCTGGCTAATGTGTAGGGTGAAAAGTTGTGCGTTATTCTGCTGCGCGTTTCTTTTGATACTGGGACACTTCATAAATTGCTTGAACTTTAAATAAATTGGAATAAGTGGGTGAAGTGCATCAATCACGTTTGAAAAGTAGTAATTTAAGAACCAGACTTTTAAAAGTTGTATTTAACATCTCTTTCTTCTGAAGGACAGGGAGCCTGTTacccttccctcccctcacaCGCAGGCATGGCTGCTTTGTTCCCGCTGGCCTCATGGCCCTGACCCACCTCCACTCTGCACTTTCATCCAGGTGCTCACCAGCATGAAAGAGAAGTGATTTCTGCTCTTGACAAACTGTGTGTGCTCacatggcttggcttggcttggcttggcttggcttggctcTTTCAGAGTGAGGATGTTTTGGGCAGCGTGGTTCAGGTTACTCTGCTTTTTACTGTGTGCGTGAACTTGGTGGCTCTGGAGAGCCTTGGTCCTGCCGGCCCATCAGGGGATACTCACAGGGGAGGGAGTGGTGGCTGTGCCCTAACCCCGCTTGTGTCTCCGTGCAGGCAGCCGGGAGACGGCGTTCACCTACGCGGTGAGCGCGGCCGGCGTGGTCAACGCCATGAGCCGCGCGTGCCGGGAGGGCGAGCTGTCCTCGTGCGGCTGCAGCCGCGCCGCGCGGCCCAAGGACCTGCCCCGGGACTGGCTGTGGGGCGGCTGCGGCGACAACATCGAGTACGGCTACCGCTTCGCCAAGGAGTTCGTGGACGCGCGCGAGCGCGAGCGCGTTTACCAGCGAGGCTCCTACGAGAGCGCGCGCATCATGATGAACCTGCACAACAACGAGGCCGGCAGAAGGGTGAGTGTCTGCGCCGCAGCATGTCCCCCCACgctcctcctgtcccttctTTTTGGGGAAAACGTGgtccagcagggcacagagcagccaccaTGGCTTGTCTTTGGTTTGACGCGCAAAATGAGAAAACGGCAAACACGGggtgtgggtgggtgggtggggagTGCATGGGTTGGTGTTGCTTTTGGTTGTCTGACAGTCCTGTTGCTTTCCTCACGGGGAGGCTGGGACCAAAGCGTGTTGTGTTTCCCTCTGTATTGTTTCATGAGAAATGCCCTGCTCGCTGTGGGTTCTCTGTAGAACAGAATTTTATTAGTTGGTATTTCCAACCAGGACAGTGTGTGTTGGAAGGAAGAGGGGTGTGCTGGGCTTCCCAGGCTGGAATTGTGCCACAAGATTgttctgactttttttctttgcctggtTTAAGAGTATGGGAAAAGCTTCTCTTTGCTATTAGAAAACATGGCCTTCTGTGGTTGAACATGTCTTCATGGTTTCTTTAATctcaaaaatgctttaaatgaaTGGgtgtaaacttttttttaatagtctgAATATGAAGAGCCAAAATCATTATTTTCCTAGAGCTTGAAGTGCCAACAATAGTCAGCTGAGACTTTGCACTTGCGCTCTAAGGTGAAGAAGGATGAAAGATAATTGAAAATTAATAGTATTTAAATGTAAGAGGAGAGTGTCTGAGAGCAATGGACAGGCCAATTACTattaggaagaagaaaaatgacaCTTTCACAGTTGCTTACGGAGACTTGAggagttttttccttcctcagcctCATCTGTGCAGTGCCATTTGGCAGTGTTAAGACTCTGTAACTGCTGGGTGGAAGCTGTCTACAGTATCATCTAATGTGTCAGACcccaggatttttggggcagtGTCAACACTGACTCTTATTTTATTTGTACAGGGCAAATGACTGAGGTTTCCCTGCCAAAGCTTTGTAAAGAGGATATTGCTATGCAGCTCTGACTCCCACCCATAGGTGTTTGGGGGTTTCTTCTTGGATGAAGTCTCTCTTCCAGAGCAGTATTTGGGATAGGAGGAGGATGCCGAGCCAAGAGTAGACaatcagctgcagctgagccaggaGCAAGAGGAATCTTAACTCTTTTCTCTAATTGCAGCCTCAAGCAGAGATCAATAGGGACAGTAACTCAGATAGAAAATAAGGAGATGTTTTACATTTCTCAATGAAACAGCAAAATCCTTTGCTGGCGTGAGAGCAAATTCCTAAAATTTGAGTGCAGCCTGAGTGATGCTGCTGtctgggctgggtgtgctgtTGTGGCTGTCTCTGCTGTCGGGAGAGGCTGGTGAgactctcctcttcctcctcatcctcctcctcctcctcctcctggctctttggggtgctgggggtgcatGGGTGTGTCAGCTGACTCGTCATTCTCACTGAAtaggaggaggggagggggtgCAAAGCAGAATACTGTGGAGGGGCTGGTGGGAATGCGACGGAGGGCAGGAGATGAGGGGTATAAACActccacagctgtgctgggctttgATCATGGTTCCTGCTTCTCTCCCCGACTCTGCAGACGGTGTACAACCTGGCTGACGTGGCCTGTAAGTGCCACGGCGTCTCCGGCTCGTGCAGCCTCAAgacctgctggctgcagctcgCCGACTTCCGCAAGGTGGGCGACGCCCTGAAGGAGAAATACGACAGCGCCGCCGCCATGAAGCTCAACAGCCGGGGCAAGCTGGTGCAGGTGAACAGCCGCTTCAACGCGCCCACCATCCACGACCTGGTGTACATCGACCCCAGCCCCGACTACTGCGTGCGCAACGAGAGCACGGGCTCCCTGGGCACCCAGGGCCGCCTGTGCAATAAGACCTCGGAGGGCATGGACGGCTGTGAACTCATGTGCTGCGGCCGGGGCTACGACCAGTTCAAGACGGTGCAGCGAGAGC contains:
- the WNT5A gene encoding protein Wnt-5a isoform X1 — translated: MGSDGKSSAVLIHGGAVGTVGSTMASQYLVVALAVFSSFTQVVIEASSWWSLGMNPMNPMNPVQMSEVYIIGAQPLCSQLAGLSQGQKKLCQLYQDHMQFIGEGAKTGIKECQYQFRHRRWNCSTVDNNSVFGRVMQIGSRETAFTYAVSAAGVVNAMSRACREGELSSCGCSRAARPKDLPRDWLWGGCGDNIEYGYRFAKEFVDARERERVYQRGSYESARIMMNLHNNEAGRRTVYNLADVACKCHGVSGSCSLKTCWLQLADFRKVGDALKEKYDSAAAMKLNSRGKLVQVNSRFNAPTIHDLVYIDPSPDYCVRNESTGSLGTQGRLCNKTSEGMDGCELMCCGRGYDQFKTVQRERCHCKFHWCCYVKCKLCTEIVDQFVCK
- the WNT5A gene encoding protein Wnt-5a isoform X2, producing MEKSSAVLIHGGAVGTVGSTMASQYLVVALAVFSSFTQVVIEASSWWSLGMNPMNPMNPVQMSEVYIIGAQPLCSQLAGLSQGQKKLCQLYQDHMQFIGEGAKTGIKECQYQFRHRRWNCSTVDNNSVFGRVMQIGSRETAFTYAVSAAGVVNAMSRACREGELSSCGCSRAARPKDLPRDWLWGGCGDNIEYGYRFAKEFVDARERERVYQRGSYESARIMMNLHNNEAGRRTVYNLADVACKCHGVSGSCSLKTCWLQLADFRKVGDALKEKYDSAAAMKLNSRGKLVQVNSRFNAPTIHDLVYIDPSPDYCVRNESTGSLGTQGRLCNKTSEGMDGCELMCCGRGYDQFKTVQRERCHCKFHWCCYVKCKLCTEIVDQFVCK
- the WNT5A gene encoding protein Wnt-5a isoform X3: MASQYLVVALAVFSSFTQVVIEASSWWSLGMNPMNPMNPVQMSEVYIIGAQPLCSQLAGLSQGQKKLCQLYQDHMQFIGEGAKTGIKECQYQFRHRRWNCSTVDNNSVFGRVMQIGSRETAFTYAVSAAGVVNAMSRACREGELSSCGCSRAARPKDLPRDWLWGGCGDNIEYGYRFAKEFVDARERERVYQRGSYESARIMMNLHNNEAGRRTVYNLADVACKCHGVSGSCSLKTCWLQLADFRKVGDALKEKYDSAAAMKLNSRGKLVQVNSRFNAPTIHDLVYIDPSPDYCVRNESTGSLGTQGRLCNKTSEGMDGCELMCCGRGYDQFKTVQRERCHCKFHWCCYVKCKLCTEIVDQFVCK